From a region of the Alphaproteobacteria bacterium genome:
- a CDS encoding branched-chain amino acid ABC transporter substrate-binding protein — protein sequence MAFRTWGPLTAASLAIAVLASPVTAATVGPVTDDIGVVKIPKGAPIQIGGYWVLSGADTALGTDQKRAVEIAIKDMGGKLVGHPIKFSAEDSLCNAEGGQTAATKLAANPNIVIVIGPSCSSEATPGAPILWKAGITSIGTSPTAPTLTLPTRKPDYDGFVRTVYSDLDQGKSDAKWFHDVLKVQKVVTIHDGSPYAQQLSQVMAKNFREMGGTILSEEAIQPTDVDMHPLLTRIATEKPDAVYFPIFVAAAAQILRQAKETPGLEKVALIGSSGLMAADLIEAARDSIVNFRITYPDISPEAMGKGYPEFVEKYKKAYGEAPIEGYHANAYDGAMLAFKAIEKVAKTDSAGNTYIGRKALRDAVFATKFEGISGPIACDPYGECAQFKPAVYEFTNADPKTFKVGVNPKKIWP from the coding sequence ATGGCTTTTCGGACTTGGGGGCCGCTGACGGCGGCCTCGCTGGCTATTGCGGTCCTCGCTTCGCCGGTGACGGCGGCAACGGTCGGGCCGGTAACGGACGACATCGGCGTCGTGAAAATCCCGAAGGGAGCGCCAATTCAGATCGGCGGCTATTGGGTCTTGTCGGGTGCCGACACCGCCCTCGGCACGGACCAAAAGCGCGCGGTCGAAATCGCGATCAAGGATATGGGCGGCAAACTCGTCGGCCATCCCATCAAGTTCAGCGCCGAGGATTCGCTGTGCAACGCCGAGGGCGGGCAAACCGCAGCGACCAAGCTCGCGGCGAACCCGAACATCGTGATTGTCATCGGGCCATCGTGCTCGAGCGAGGCGACCCCCGGGGCACCGATCCTTTGGAAGGCGGGTATTACCTCGATCGGCACTTCGCCAACGGCACCAACGCTCACGCTGCCGACCCGCAAGCCGGACTATGACGGCTTCGTTCGGACGGTCTATAGCGACCTCGACCAAGGCAAGTCCGACGCAAAGTGGTTCCACGACGTGCTCAAGGTGCAAAAGGTCGTCACGATCCACGACGGCAGCCCCTATGCCCAACAGCTCTCCCAGGTTATGGCCAAGAACTTCCGCGAGATGGGCGGCACCATCCTCTCGGAGGAGGCGATTCAACCGACCGACGTCGATATGCACCCGCTTCTGACACGAATCGCCACGGAAAAGCCGGATGCGGTCTACTTCCCGATTTTCGTGGCCGCGGCGGCGCAAATCCTGCGTCAGGCCAAGGAGACGCCCGGCCTCGAAAAGGTCGCCTTGATCGGCAGTTCCGGCCTCATGGCCGCCGATCTGATCGAGGCAGCACGGGATTCGATCGTCAATTTCCGGATCACCTATCCGGACATCTCCCCGGAGGCGATGGGCAAGGGTTATCCCGAATTCGTCGAGAAGTATAAGAAAGCCTATGGCGAAGCCCCGATCGAGGGCTATCATGCGAATGCGTACGACGGTGCAATGCTCGCCTTCAAGGCGATCGAGAAGGTTGCGAAGACGGATAGCGCCGGGAACACGTATATAGGGCGCAAGGCGCTCCGCGATGCGGTGTTCGCGACGAAGTTCGAGGGGATCAGTGGGCCGATCGCGTGCGATCCTTATGGAGAGTGCGCGCAGTTCAAGCCGGCCGTCTACGAGTTCACCAATGCCGATCCCAAGACGTTCAAGGTCGGCGTGAACCCGAAGAAGATCTGGCCCTGA